A stretch of Petrotoga mexicana DSM 14811 DNA encodes these proteins:
- a CDS encoding DUF933 domain-containing protein, which yields MEIGIFGLPLTGKTTIFSLLTDYKIEDSYKREAIKRTAIIKDERVNSLARLYNPKKVIFASLDFIDIPSYDHKGDPKEKTRIFQMIQNVDALLLVIRSFKNPSVPWPENADNPIKQLEILKTELIFRDLEIVENRLERLETQKKKTKFSVTEENEEKILLKIKEVLEDEVFVSKMDLSEEDKKLVGSLALFTLKPIIVCVNVDDDQFSKNSYEYKEPVVEECKKQNFAYIEIDGKIEVEINELENEEEKRLFLEDLSIKEPGVERLAKIVYNHVGLISFFTVGKDEVRAWTVKKGSTMKEAAGKIHSDFEKNFIRAEVMKYEDLIKYGSEEKVKEQGLWRLAGKDEILEDGEILNIRASA from the coding sequence GTGGAAATAGGCATATTCGGCCTTCCGTTAACAGGTAAAACTACTATTTTTTCCCTTTTAACTGATTATAAAATAGAGGATAGTTATAAAAGAGAGGCTATAAAAAGAACGGCAATTATCAAAGATGAAAGAGTTAATTCTCTTGCTCGTTTATACAATCCTAAAAAGGTTATCTTCGCTAGCTTAGATTTTATAGATATACCAAGTTATGACCACAAGGGGGATCCGAAAGAAAAAACGAGAATTTTTCAGATGATACAAAATGTTGATGCTTTGCTTTTGGTCATAAGATCTTTTAAAAATCCCTCTGTTCCTTGGCCAGAAAATGCTGATAATCCAATAAAACAATTAGAAATATTGAAAACGGAACTAATTTTTAGAGATTTAGAAATTGTAGAAAATCGATTAGAAAGGCTTGAAACCCAAAAGAAAAAGACAAAATTCTCAGTGACGGAAGAAAATGAAGAAAAAATTTTGTTGAAAATAAAAGAAGTTTTAGAGGATGAGGTTTTCGTTTCCAAAATGGACTTGAGCGAGGAAGATAAAAAATTAGTTGGTTCTTTAGCTTTATTCACTTTAAAACCCATTATCGTATGTGTCAACGTCGACGATGACCAATTTTCAAAAAATAGCTATGAATATAAGGAACCGGTAGTCGAAGAATGTAAAAAGCAAAATTTTGCGTATATTGAAATAGACGGAAAAATAGAAGTAGAAATAAACGAGCTTGAGAATGAAGAAGAAAAAAGACTATTCTTAGAAGATTTATCAATTAAAGAACCTGGTGTTGAAAGATTAGCAAAAATTGTGTATAATCATGTTGGATTGATTTCTTTTTTCACTGTCGGGAAAGACGAGGTAAGAGCTTGGACGGTAAAAAAAGGTAGTACAATGAAGGAAGCCGCTGGAAAAATACATTCTGATTTCGAGAAGAATTTCATTCGTGCAGAGGTTATGAAATATGAGGACTTAATTAAATACGGAAGCGAAGAAAAAGTGAAAGAACAGGGACTTTGGAGATTAGCTGGAAAAGATGAAATATTGGAAGATGGGGAAATATTAAACATTAGAGCTAGCGCTTGA
- the galE gene encoding UDP-glucose 4-epimerase GalE produces the protein MILVTGGAGYIGSHLVKRLQDQNKEVVVFDNFEKGHRWAVKDVQVVEGDLRNEKDIDYVFENYKIDEVYHFAAFSLVGESMTEPNKYFKNNICGTLNLLKSMQKHKCRYIVFSSTAAVYGEPEKVPITEDQPKNPTNIYGQSKLMVEEILNWYSKLDIIRYVALRYFNAAGAYYDGSIGEAHEPETHLIPLVLETALGKRDKLYVYGDNYPTKDGTPVRDYIHVMDLIEAHILAMKWMKENEKSDVFNLGNGQGFTVLEVIKTAEKVTSKKINYEVVERRSGDPAVLIASSKKAEQVLKWHPQHKELEKIISDAWNWHKNKDRKVLGG, from the coding sequence ATGATACTTGTCACAGGAGGAGCTGGGTACATAGGTTCTCATTTGGTGAAAAGGCTGCAAGATCAAAATAAAGAAGTAGTAGTTTTTGATAACTTCGAAAAAGGCCATAGGTGGGCTGTTAAAGACGTACAAGTCGTTGAAGGAGATCTCAGAAACGAAAAAGACATTGATTACGTATTTGAAAATTACAAAATAGATGAGGTATATCATTTCGCGGCTTTTTCATTAGTTGGTGAATCTATGACAGAACCTAATAAATATTTTAAAAATAATATATGTGGAACGTTGAACCTTTTAAAAAGTATGCAAAAACATAAATGTAGGTACATAGTTTTTTCTTCTACCGCAGCTGTTTATGGAGAACCAGAAAAAGTCCCCATCACTGAAGATCAACCTAAGAACCCTACGAACATCTATGGTCAATCAAAATTAATGGTTGAAGAGATTCTCAATTGGTATTCTAAACTTGATATTATAAGGTATGTAGCTTTAAGATATTTTAACGCCGCTGGGGCGTATTATGATGGAAGTATAGGCGAAGCCCACGAACCTGAAACTCACTTGATCCCATTAGTCCTTGAAACAGCTTTAGGGAAAAGAGACAAGTTGTACGTTTATGGAGATAATTATCCAACCAAGGACGGCACACCCGTTAGAGACTATATTCACGTGATGGATTTGATAGAAGCCCATATTTTAGCTATGAAATGGATGAAGGAAAATGAAAAATCTGACGTTTTTAATTTAGGTAACGGTCAAGGATTTACCGTTTTAGAGGTTATTAAAACAGCTGAAAAAGTAACTTCAAAAAAGATAAATTACGAAGTAGTAGAAAGAAGGTCTGGTGATCCTGCTGTTTTAATAGCTTCCTCAAAGAAAGCAGAACAAGTTTTAAAATGGCACCCTCAACACAAGGAATTAGAAAAGATAATATCTGACGCATGGAATTGGCACAAAAATAAGGATAGAAAGGTATTAGGAGGATAA
- a CDS encoding adenine phosphoribosyltransferase, with amino-acid sequence MEIVDLKKWIRDIPDFPEKGVIFRDITPLLKNPEVFKYSVEKIAELIKEWDFDCIVSPESRGFIFATPLAYIMNKEFVPIRKPGKLPYKTYSISYELEYGQTSLEMHIDAIDKGEKVIVVDDVLATGGTTKAIKELIDRAGGKTVGVVCLAELTYLNPRENLKDLEIASLIRY; translated from the coding sequence ATGGAGATAGTAGACCTAAAAAAATGGATAAGAGATATACCAGATTTTCCGGAAAAAGGCGTTATATTCAGAGATATCACCCCACTTTTGAAAAACCCTGAAGTTTTTAAGTATTCAGTCGAAAAAATCGCTGAATTGATAAAAGAGTGGGATTTTGATTGTATCGTATCCCCCGAGTCGAGGGGGTTTATATTTGCTACACCTTTAGCTTACATCATGAATAAAGAATTCGTTCCCATAAGAAAACCAGGGAAACTGCCTTACAAAACTTATTCGATCTCTTATGAACTAGAATATGGCCAAACATCCCTGGAAATGCATATTGACGCGATAGATAAAGGCGAAAAGGTGATAGTAGTCGATGATGTGTTAGCCACTGGAGGTACTACCAAAGCGATAAAAGAATTAATAGACAGAGCCGGAGGGAAAACCGTTGGTGTTGTCTGTCTTGCTGAACTAACTTACCTAAACCCAAGGGAAAATCTAAAAGATTTAGAAATTGCCAGTTTGATACGATATTAA
- a CDS encoding glucose-6-phosphate isomerase → MNGIKFDFSNVFHPNIENGLTEEEINDQANRVQDIVETIKQNNPGFLSLPFTRVYIDRVLDLKTWIQSFESVVVLGIGGSALGNQALQTALNPLHYNALSKEIRKTPKIFILDNVDPDFISSVLDQIDPKTTLFNVISKSGTTAEAMANYLVARGIIEGYGLDPKKHFLFTTDPEKGILKKLAEEEGIKTLDIPPSIGGRFSVLTPVGLLSALASGIDIIDLYNGAKEMHKRVTNPNIWENPAAFNALVHYLYYQKGYNISVMMSYSNKLYLLADWYRQLWAESLGKKYNLKGEIVNVGQTPIKALGTTDQHSQVQLYNEGPYDKVITFIQLENFERNIKIPNIHCDLPELSYLGGKNLSALLNTELAGTEYALTENNRPNLKVIFPQINPFNVGQFIFAYEFQTAVMGNLLEINPYDQPGVELGKKVTYALMGRKGYEDFSIEVENKLKNKKQVTM, encoded by the coding sequence ATGAATGGTATAAAATTTGATTTCTCAAATGTTTTTCATCCCAATATTGAAAATGGCTTAACTGAAGAAGAAATAAACGACCAAGCCAACAGAGTTCAAGATATTGTGGAAACGATAAAACAAAACAATCCTGGCTTTTTGAGTCTACCTTTCACAAGGGTTTACATAGATAGAGTTTTGGATTTAAAAACGTGGATACAAAGTTTTGAAAGTGTTGTAGTTTTAGGCATAGGCGGTTCTGCATTAGGAAATCAAGCGCTGCAAACAGCCCTTAATCCATTACATTATAACGCTTTGTCTAAAGAAATAAGAAAAACTCCTAAAATTTTCATCCTGGATAATGTTGACCCCGATTTTATATCATCAGTTTTGGACCAAATCGATCCAAAGACTACTCTGTTCAATGTTATATCAAAATCCGGTACAACAGCAGAAGCCATGGCAAATTATCTAGTTGCAAGAGGAATAATCGAAGGATACGGATTAGATCCAAAAAAACACTTTCTATTCACCACCGATCCTGAAAAAGGTATATTAAAGAAGCTAGCTGAAGAGGAGGGAATAAAAACTTTAGATATACCTCCTTCAATTGGCGGTAGGTTTAGTGTTTTAACCCCTGTTGGCTTATTATCAGCTTTGGCAAGTGGAATAGATATAATTGATTTATACAACGGTGCCAAAGAAATGCACAAAAGGGTTACCAATCCAAATATTTGGGAAAATCCTGCGGCTTTTAACGCCTTAGTGCATTATCTATATTACCAGAAAGGTTACAATATTTCTGTAATGATGTCCTACTCAAACAAATTGTATCTACTAGCTGATTGGTACAGACAATTATGGGCAGAAAGTCTGGGGAAAAAATACAATTTAAAAGGTGAAATCGTGAACGTTGGGCAAACTCCAATAAAAGCATTAGGAACAACAGACCAACATTCCCAAGTTCAACTATACAACGAAGGGCCTTACGATAAAGTAATCACTTTCATACAACTAGAAAATTTCGAACGAAACATAAAAATCCCTAACATACACTGTGATCTTCCCGAGTTATCTTATCTGGGAGGTAAAAATCTTTCAGCCCTTTTGAATACAGAACTAGCTGGTACGGAATACGCTTTGACAGAAAACAATAGACCAAATCTAAAAGTTATTTTTCCTCAGATCAATCCCTTCAATGTGGGACAATTCATATTCGCATATGAATTTCAAACAGCAGTAATGGGAAATCTATTAGAGATAAACCCTTATGACCAACCGGGCGTCGAATTAGGTAAAAAGGTTACTTATGCTTTGATGGGAAGAAAAGGTTACGAAGATTTCAGCATTGAGGTAGAAAACAAACTTAAAAACAAAAAACAGGTGACGATGTAA
- the coaE gene encoding dephospho-CoA kinase (Dephospho-CoA kinase (CoaE) performs the final step in coenzyme A biosynthesis.) yields MVIGITGPAGSGKSTVSKIIKNIYGDKASIIDVDRLGHEVLTYFFIKEKLKENFGEEIFDDDNNISRSKLGEIVFSDKEKLELLNKIVHPEILKKTEQILKEISNKNDIIIVDAALLFKIGLDKLCDKIIYVDAPEELRIERLSENRGIPLEKARNIVKSQEYINSERCDFKISNIGNFDQLYKETEKIIQNL; encoded by the coding sequence ATGGTAATAGGAATTACAGGCCCTGCAGGATCTGGAAAAAGCACTGTATCAAAGATAATAAAAAATATATACGGAGATAAGGCATCCATAATCGATGTGGATAGGTTAGGACACGAGGTCTTAACCTATTTTTTTATTAAAGAGAAATTAAAAGAAAATTTTGGAGAAGAAATATTCGATGATGATAACAATATTTCTAGATCAAAACTTGGCGAAATAGTTTTTTCAGACAAAGAAAAGTTAGAATTATTGAATAAGATAGTCCATCCAGAAATTCTTAAAAAAACTGAACAAATACTGAAAGAAATTTCAAATAAAAATGATATAATAATTGTAGATGCAGCTTTGCTTTTCAAAATAGGATTGGACAAATTATGCGATAAAATTATCTACGTAGATGCCCCAGAAGAATTACGTATTGAAAGACTGTCAGAAAATCGCGGTATCCCCTTGGAGAAAGCAAGAAACATCGTTAAATCCCAAGAATACATAAACTCTGAGCGTTGTGATTTTAAAATATCGAATATTGGTAATTTTGACCAATTGTACAAAGAAACAGAAAAAATTATCCAAAACTTATGA
- a CDS encoding ABC transporter substrate-binding protein — translation MKKVVSILFTVLLVSFAFSQVEIEFWHAMGGQLGETLNSLVDTFNRENPDVHVSAIYVGNYSALNQKLLSTITAYSQGSTTDLPTLSQAYGNWTAMYLFSDVVQPLNGYIEKDPEFKEAWDNQIFPVLKDLVTWGDTVYGIPFNKSVYVYYYNPDLFDLFGVNPPKTMDELFEVSELLTMDLDMDGEMDQYGLGARNFIDDFQIFLYAHNATFLEYVGDGKYKIVLPEEKTKEVLSYIKNLKDSGYALFQNAYLDPQFGSGEIAAYMGTVAGLTYAEQSSRGKHGVAWAPLPSVDGVPHSPIAGTDLIMFNWVGQDQKDAAWRFMKFLMDPVNVAYWSINTGYVPIRRDVEEVPQWQTYTATDDKPTIALKELETAIPDPKPAAWNDIRNDISTVFANFLNDMATVDETYDAIVNTLETGLKETGEYAE, via the coding sequence ATGAAGAAAGTTGTTTCTATTCTTTTTACGGTTTTACTTGTTTCTTTTGCTTTTTCTCAAGTTGAAATTGAGTTTTGGCACGCTATGGGGGGACAACTGGGAGAGACGTTGAATTCCTTAGTCGACACTTTTAATAGAGAAAACCCAGATGTCCATGTCTCAGCCATATATGTGGGAAACTACAGTGCCTTAAACCAAAAGTTACTTTCTACGATCACCGCTTACTCCCAAGGAAGTACTACAGACCTCCCAACTTTATCTCAAGCTTATGGAAACTGGACCGCAATGTACCTTTTTTCTGATGTAGTGCAACCACTTAACGGATATATTGAGAAGGATCCTGAGTTTAAAGAAGCTTGGGATAATCAGATATTCCCTGTTCTAAAGGATTTAGTTACATGGGGAGACACAGTATATGGAATCCCATTCAACAAATCTGTTTACGTTTATTATTATAACCCGGATCTCTTTGACCTATTTGGAGTTAATCCCCCCAAAACCATGGATGAATTATTTGAAGTAAGTGAACTTTTAACAATGGATTTGGATATGGATGGAGAAATGGATCAATACGGATTAGGTGCAAGAAACTTTATCGATGATTTTCAAATATTTTTATATGCACATAACGCAACATTTTTAGAATACGTCGGCGATGGCAAATACAAGATTGTTTTACCCGAAGAGAAAACAAAAGAGGTTTTGAGTTACATAAAGAACCTGAAAGATTCCGGATACGCTTTGTTCCAAAACGCCTATTTGGATCCCCAGTTCGGCTCTGGAGAAATAGCTGCATACATGGGAACGGTGGCAGGTTTAACTTATGCTGAACAATCCTCCAGAGGAAAACACGGTGTTGCTTGGGCTCCATTACCTTCCGTAGATGGTGTTCCTCACTCTCCTATAGCTGGAACAGATTTGATAATGTTTAACTGGGTAGGTCAAGATCAAAAAGACGCAGCATGGAGATTCATGAAATTTTTGATGGATCCCGTTAATGTTGCTTACTGGTCTATAAATACGGGATATGTTCCAATAAGAAGAGATGTTGAAGAGGTTCCACAGTGGCAAACCTATACGGCAACAGATGATAAGCCAACTATTGCACTAAAAGAATTAGAAACTGCTATCCCAGATCCAAAGCCAGCCGCATGGAACGATATAAGAAACGATATCAGCACAGTATTTGCTAACTTCCTAAACGATATGGCGACTGTAGATGAAACATACGATGCCATCGTGAATACTTTAGAAACAGGATTAAAGGAGACAGGTGAATACGCTGAATAA
- a CDS encoding ABC transporter ATP-binding protein: MEVESKNSALIKAIELYKVYNDKRIKVEALKNVTLTIKKGEFIGILGPSGSGKTTLLNCLSAIDNPTSGEIYFKGVPFQNLKEEERTSFRAKNMGFVFQFFNLIPVLTVLENVQLPLLILGEKNKTSKDKAYEVLKKVKLDTKVERFPYELSGGEQQRVAIARAIIHSPEVIWADEPTGNLDSENGEIIIELLEEIRKENGTTLVVVTHDLNIAKRADRIIQIRDGIIQEV, from the coding sequence ATGGAAGTTGAGAGCAAAAATAGTGCTTTGATAAAAGCAATTGAATTGTACAAAGTGTACAACGATAAGAGAATAAAAGTAGAGGCTTTAAAAAACGTTACCTTAACGATTAAAAAAGGTGAATTTATTGGTATATTAGGGCCTTCAGGTTCAGGTAAAACGACCTTGCTAAATTGCCTTTCTGCAATAGATAATCCTACCAGCGGAGAGATTTACTTTAAAGGGGTTCCATTTCAAAATTTGAAAGAAGAAGAACGGACTTCCTTCAGAGCCAAAAACATGGGCTTTGTGTTTCAATTTTTTAATCTTATTCCGGTTTTGACGGTTTTAGAAAATGTCCAGTTGCCTTTGTTAATCTTAGGAGAAAAGAACAAGACCTCAAAGGACAAAGCTTATGAAGTTTTAAAGAAGGTTAAGCTTGACACTAAAGTAGAAAGATTCCCCTATGAATTATCAGGTGGAGAGCAACAAAGAGTTGCTATTGCAAGGGCTATAATACATTCTCCAGAGGTTATATGGGCTGACGAACCAACTGGAAATCTTGATAGTGAAAATGGTGAAATAATAATAGAACTTTTGGAGGAAATAAGAAAAGAAAATGGCACAACGCTTGTGGTAGTTACCCATGATTTGAATATTGCAAAAAGAGCCGATAGAATTATTCAAATTAGAGATGGAATTATACAAGAAGTTTAA
- a CDS encoding ABC transporter permease, producing MFFWKFALRNFLKRWQVSILLVLGAIIPSLLTVSSLSLNDSIVSYRKTQVEVNFGQADAFIVNNRTSLFFSFPLSQMILDDLKSNPQIKNILPVSESLGRIENNGHFLEVLVVAVKEEDLSNFVGQNIDLSPGKVVVSKEIAKEIGVDEGETIVIHMPGGSKNLEISYVGEKGFLNYRGEMAQYPGSVFVNVSDFKGNTVFPSKAYVDFVESENVHISDISLPSNLEINNIKEDFLNSPANEILGYIVFAFSSFSILAGLILVIVFGNNFANEQEKTVAILRILGVKRFKILFLFFMESLLYFGISSLIGVILGAKIGAALLNQLGEIASGLTFETLGSFTIAPYELSIKTIIFGFLIGIVIPLIIFMIKGLHISNNSPVESLKKDVEAYVPHSINGWFSLLFIISGFLLTSFANEFEIVGLILISLGLVFVFKNPLFNVGLSIFLMILSKTSFNLYSRALTFNFIFQRAFLFGFIVVLFFTSIIPILKRFSKVFSSKKSVPFLLGFSYVERFPVRVLMLSLMFGIIIFGLIVISSIPANLVKFVDTSMQEGLFGYNFLVVSNPIKNLFFSDDIAVYEGIEKPTKVQVALLNSQIIAFVDNTFLESAIIPSESVTDWREELKSKNTVLYGKFSDEEKVPAYVKGNLSSITPLGGESNVSYDVVGFFDLKDITIPVKYVANIVSKPNSVKSVDILLGNVPKENIDEIKQKYMSNFDFPIFIEEELQNIYNGVDGIISLAMGMLYLGLISGFSGLALYSVRSCIIRQRIIGTLRAIGSSSKDITKGLLIENFSIVSVGAFIGLVGGYLVAKDVIFAIFQFLGNVDFYFPLLNVVGIIGMVYLITFLTLIIPSFLITKITPADSLREIG from the coding sequence GTGTTTTTTTGGAAATTTGCCCTTCGTAATTTTTTAAAGAGATGGCAAGTAAGTATTTTGCTAGTATTGGGGGCTATCATTCCTTCTTTGTTAACTGTTTCTTCTCTTTCCCTTAATGATTCGATAGTTTCATATAGAAAAACTCAAGTGGAAGTTAATTTTGGCCAAGCAGATGCCTTTATTGTTAATAACAGGACATCTTTATTTTTCTCTTTTCCTTTGTCGCAAATGATTTTAGACGATCTTAAAAGCAATCCCCAAATAAAAAATATTCTGCCGGTTTCAGAAAGTTTGGGAAGAATAGAAAATAATGGACATTTTTTAGAAGTTCTGGTTGTTGCGGTTAAAGAAGAAGATCTTTCAAACTTTGTGGGTCAAAATATTGATTTAAGCCCTGGTAAAGTAGTTGTATCTAAAGAGATAGCAAAAGAAATTGGAGTTGATGAGGGAGAAACCATTGTAATTCATATGCCTGGGGGTTCAAAGAATTTAGAGATTTCCTATGTTGGTGAGAAGGGTTTTTTGAATTATCGAGGAGAGATGGCACAGTATCCGGGATCAGTCTTTGTTAATGTATCAGATTTCAAAGGTAATACAGTTTTCCCATCAAAGGCTTACGTAGATTTCGTTGAATCTGAAAATGTACATATTTCTGATATTTCCCTTCCTTCAAATTTGGAGATTAATAATATAAAAGAGGATTTTTTAAATTCCCCAGCAAATGAAATTCTAGGATACATTGTTTTTGCCTTTAGTTCTTTTTCAATATTGGCAGGTTTAATATTAGTTATTGTTTTCGGGAATAATTTTGCAAATGAGCAGGAAAAAACGGTGGCTATTTTAAGAATTTTAGGCGTTAAGAGATTTAAGATCTTATTTCTTTTCTTTATGGAGTCCCTGTTGTATTTTGGGATATCTTCTCTAATAGGGGTTATTTTGGGGGCGAAAATAGGAGCCGCCTTGTTAAATCAACTTGGTGAAATTGCATCAGGTCTAACTTTCGAAACTTTAGGAAGTTTTACAATTGCTCCTTATGAATTGAGTATTAAAACAATAATATTTGGTTTTTTAATAGGTATTGTAATTCCGTTGATTATTTTTATGATTAAAGGGTTACATATTTCCAACAATTCTCCGGTGGAGTCTTTGAAAAAAGATGTGGAAGCGTATGTTCCTCATAGTATTAACGGTTGGTTTTCCCTTCTTTTTATTATATCTGGTTTTCTGTTAACTTCCTTTGCAAATGAATTTGAAATTGTTGGATTAATTCTAATTTCATTGGGATTAGTATTTGTATTCAAAAACCCTTTATTTAATGTTGGGTTATCCATTTTTCTTATGATACTTAGTAAAACATCTTTTAATCTCTATTCCAGAGCGTTAACTTTCAATTTTATTTTTCAAAGAGCCTTTTTATTCGGCTTTATCGTTGTTCTTTTTTTTACATCTATAATTCCTATTTTAAAAAGATTCTCTAAGGTATTTTCTTCAAAGAAGAGTGTTCCGTTTCTTTTAGGATTTTCTTATGTTGAGAGATTCCCAGTGAGAGTTTTAATGCTTTCTTTGATGTTTGGTATAATTATTTTTGGTTTGATTGTTATTTCTTCTATCCCGGCTAATTTGGTTAAGTTTGTTGATACTTCTATGCAAGAGGGATTGTTTGGATACAATTTTCTGGTTGTATCAAATCCTATAAAAAACCTATTTTTTTCTGATGATATAGCTGTTTATGAAGGAATAGAAAAGCCAACTAAGGTTCAAGTTGCCCTGCTCAATTCACAGATCATAGCTTTTGTTGACAATACTTTTCTTGAATCGGCGATAATTCCATCGGAATCAGTAACAGATTGGAGAGAAGAACTAAAAAGTAAAAATACCGTTCTTTATGGAAAATTTAGTGATGAAGAAAAAGTCCCAGCATACGTGAAGGGTAATCTTTCTTCTATTACACCCTTAGGTGGAGAATCTAACGTTTCTTATGATGTTGTTGGTTTTTTTGACTTAAAAGATATCACAATTCCTGTAAAATATGTTGCAAATATAGTTTCTAAACCTAATAGTGTGAAAAGTGTTGATATACTTTTAGGGAATGTGCCTAAAGAAAATATAGATGAAATTAAGCAGAAATATATGTCAAACTTTGATTTCCCCATTTTTATAGAAGAGGAATTACAAAATATTTATAATGGGGTAGATGGTATAATTTCTTTAGCAATGGGAATGCTTTATCTTGGATTAATTAGCGGATTTTCAGGACTGGCATTGTACTCTGTGAGATCATGTATAATTCGCCAAAGAATAATTGGAACTCTAAGGGCTATTGGTTCAAGTTCAAAGGATATAACCAAGGGACTTCTCATTGAAAATTTCAGCATTGTATCCGTAGGAGCTTTCATTGGTCTGGTGGGAGGTTACCTAGTTGCAAAGGATGTAATTTTCGCCATCTTTCAATTTTTAGGAAATGTTGATTTTTATTTTCCTTTGTTGAATGTAGTTGGAATAATTGGAATGGTATATTTAATCACTTTTCTAACCTTGATAATACCTTCATTTTTAATAACTAAAATCACACCAGCAGATAGTTTGAGGGAGATTGGATAA